In a genomic window of Procambarus clarkii isolate CNS0578487 chromosome 10, FALCON_Pclarkii_2.0, whole genome shotgun sequence:
- the LOC138363227 gene encoding uncharacterized protein — MAPLSSGASPRMPLHRDVRPPLSLVSDDPSPRPPAPSPRPPAPSPRPPAPSPRPPAPSPRPPSPVATPSSPGATPSSPGATPSSPVATPSSPVATPSSPVATPPSPVATPSSPVATPPSPVATPSSPVATPPSSVATPSSPVATPPSPVATPPAPSPRPPAPSPRPPAPSPRPPAPSPRPQPRRHALQPRRHALQSRRHAPSPVATPPSPVATPSSPVATPSSPVATPSSPVATPPSPVATPPSPVATPPSPVTTPSSPVATPPAPSPRPLAPSPRPPAPSPRPPAPNIQKSSANYGKLRIGESLCW, encoded by the exons CCGCCTCTCTCCCTTGTATCTGATGATCCGTCGCCACGCCCTCCAGCCCCGTCGCCACGCCCTCCAGCCCCGTCGCCACGCCCTCCAGCCCCGTCGCCACGCCCTCCAGCCCCGTCGCCACGCCCCCCCAGCCCCGTCGCCACGCCCTCCAGCCCCGGCGCCACGCCCTCCAGCCCCGGCGCCACGCCCTCCAGCCCCGTCGCCACGCCCTCCAGCCCCGTCGCCACGCCCTCCAGCCCTGTCGCCACGCCCCCCAGCCCCGTCGCCACGCCCTCCAGCCCCGTCGCCACGCCCCCCAGCCCCGTCGCCACGCCCTCCAGCCCCGTCGCCACGCCCCCCAGCTCCGTCGCCACGCCCTCCAGCCCCGTCGCCACGCCCCCCAGCCCCGTCGCCACGCCCCCAGCCCCGTCGCCACGCCCCCCAGCTCCGTCGCCACGCCCTCCAGCCCCGTCGCCACGCCCCCCAGCTCCGTCGCCACGGCCCCAGCCCCGTCGCCACGCCCTCCAGCCCCGTCGCCACGCCCTCCAGTCCCGTCGCCACGCCCCCAGCCCCGTCGCCACGCCCCCTAGCCCCGTCGCCACGCCCTCCAGCCCCGTCGCCACGCCCTCCAGCCCCGTCGCCACGCCCTCCAGCCCCGTCGCCACGCCCCCCAGCCCCGTCGCCACGCCCCCCAGCCCCGTCGCCACGCCCCCCAGTCCCGTCACCACGCCTTCCAGCCCCGTCGCCACGCCCCCAGCCCCGTCGCCACGCCCCCTAGCCCCGTCGCCACGCCCTCCAGCCCCGTCGCCACGCCCCCCAGCTCC CAATATCCAAAAGTCGTCTGCAAACTATGGCAAGCTGAGAATTGGTGAATCACTGTGTTGGTGA
- the LOC138363228 gene encoding uncharacterized abhydrolase domain-containing protein DDB_G0269086-like has product MKHTITCLTKTTFTQHLPPTGYSCPCHLWPGLIFINQCKGSQVEAGDVDEPERRSSGDINKRYDKRYGLHEDIIDDSKSAASKGSTTRKMRHEWVTRGRKHGAKELILDPASTSRGTDKDDRSEIFSVREDEGNLKHKRVTLEEEVLEDDTIPQLEEEVLEDDTIPQLEEEVLEDDTIPQLEEELEEEVLEDDTIPQLEEEVLEDDTIPQLEEEVLEDDTIPQLEEEVLEDDTIPQLEEELEEEVLEDDTIPQLEEDVLEDDTIPQLEEEVLEDDTIPQLEEEVLEDDTIPQLEEDVLEDDTIPQLEEEVLEDDTIPQLEEEVLEDDTIPQLEEEVLEDDTIPQLEEEVLEDNTIPQLEEEVLEDDTIPQLEEELEEEVLEDDTIHQLEEEVLEDDTIPQLEEEVLEDDTIPQLEEEVLEDDTIPQLEEELEEEVLEDDTIPQLEEDVLEDDTIPQLEEEVLEDDTIPQLEEEVLEDDTIPQLEEDVLEDDTIPQLEEEVLEDDTIPQLEEEVLEDDTIPQLEEEVLEDDTIPQLEEVLEDDTIPQLEEEVLEDDTIPQLEEELEEEVLEDDTIHQLEEEVLEDDTIHQLEEEVLEDDTIPQLEEEVLEDDTIPQLEEEVLEDDTIRQLEEEVLEDDTIPQLEEEVLEDDTIPQLEEEVLEDDTIPQLEEEVLEDDTIPSWRRKYWRMTPSPAGGGSIGG; this is encoded by the exons ATGAAGCACACAATAACCTGCTTAACCAAGACCACATTCACTCAACATCTACCACCTACGGGCtactcgtgcccgtgccacctctggcctggcttaatcttcatcaatcaatgtaAAGGATcccaggtggaagctggagacgtgGATGAGCCGGAGAGACGCTCCTCAGGAGACATTAATAAGAGATACGACAAGAGGTATGGGCTGCATGAAGACATTATCGACGACAGTAAATCAGCAGCTTCAAAAGGAAGTACTACAAGAAAAATGAGGCATGAGTGGGTCACCAGGGGACGGAAACATGGGGCTAAGGAGCTAatactcgaccctgcaagcacatccag GGGAACTGATAAAGACGATAGATCTGAGATCTTTAGTGTTAGAGAAGACGAAGGAAACCTGAAGCACAAACGAGTGACA CTGGAGGAGGAAGTATTGGAGGATGACACCATCCCCCAGCTGGAGGAGGAAGTATTGGAGGACGACACCATCCCCCAGCTGGAGGAGGAAGTATTGGAGGACGACACCATCCCCCAGCTGGAGGAGGAA CTGGAGGAGGAAGTATTGGAGGATGACACCATCCCCCAGCTGGAGGAGGAAGTATTGGAGGATGACACCATCCCCCAGCTGGAGGAGGAAGTATTGGAGGACGACACCATCCCCCAGCTGGAGGAGGAAGTATTGGAGGATGACACCATCCCCCAGCTGGAGGAGGAA CTGGAGGAGGAAGTATTGGAGGATGACACCATCCCCCAGCTGGAGGAGGATGTATTGGAGGATGACACCATCCCCCAGCTGGAGGAGGAAGTATTGGAGGATGACACCATCCCCCAGCTGGAGGAGGAAGTATTGGAGGATGACACCATCCCCCAGCTGGAGGAGGATGTATTGGAGGATGACACCATCCCCCAGCTGGAGGAGGAAGTATTGGAGGATGACACCATCCCCCAGCTGGAGGAGGAAGTATTGGAGGATGACACCATCCCCCAGCTGGAGGAGGAAGTATTGGAGGATGACACCATCCCCCAGCTGGAGGAGGAAGTATTGGAGGATAACACCATCCCCCAGCTGGAGGAGGAAGTATTGGAGGATGACACCATCCCCCAGCTGGAGGAGGAA CTGGAGGAGGAAGTATTGGAGGATGACACCATCCACCAGCTGGAGGAGGAAGTATTGGAGGATGACACCATCCCCCAGCTGGAGGAGGAAGTATTGGAGGACGACACCATCCCCCAGCTGGAGGAGGAAGTATTGGAGGATGACACCATCCCCCAGCTGGAGGAGGAA CTGGAGGAGGAAGTATTGGAGGATGACACCATCCCCCAGCTGGAGGAGGATGTATTGGAGGATGACACCATCCCCCAGCTGGAGGAGGAAGTATTGGAGGATGACACCATCCCCCAGCTGGAGGAGGAAGTATTGGAGGATGACACCATCCCCCAGCTGGAGGAGGATGTATTGGAGGATGACACCATCCCCCAGCTGGAGGAGGAAGTATTAGAGGATGACACCATCCCCCAGCTGGAGGAGGAAGTACTGGAGGATGACACCATCCCCCAGCTGGAGGAGGAAGTATTGGAGGATGACACCATCCCCCAGCTGGAGGAAGTATTGGAGGATGACACCATCCCCCAGCTGGAGGAGGAAGTATTGGAGGATGACACCATCCCCCAGCTGGAGGAGGAA CTGGAGGAGGAAGTATTGGAGGATGACACCATCCACCAGCTGGAGGAGGAAGTATTGGAGGATGACACCATTCACCAGCTGGAGGAGGAAGTATTGGAGGATGACACCATCCCCCAGCTGGAGGAGGAAGTATTGGAGGATGACACCATCCCCCAGCTGGAGGAGGAAGTATTGGAGGATGACACCATCCGCCAGCTGGAGGAGGAAGTATTGGAGGATGACACCATCCCCCAGCTGGAGGAGGAAGTATTGGAGGATGACACCATCCCCCAGCTGGAGGAGGAAGTATTGGAGGATGACACCATCCCCCAGCTGGAGGAGGAAGTATTGGAGGATGACACCATCCCCAGCTGGAGGAGGAAGTATTGGAGGATGACACCATCCCCAGCTGGAGGAGGAAGTATTGGAGGATGA